The nucleotide window GTTTTGTCGCCAGCGGGTGGACCATTTGAAATGTCGTGGTGCCGCCGTTGATGATGATCGCATCGCCGTCTTCGCAGAGTTCGACAGCCTTTTGAGCAATTGCGCGCTTTTGCGCGATGTTGATCGTTTCGTTTACGCTGAAAGGACGTCCTGCCAGGCCGACAAATTGTGGTGGGTGAATTGATTCCGCGCCCCCACGCACACGGCGCAGTTTCTTTTGCACATGCAGCTGAGCAATGTCGCGACGTATGGTTGCTTCCGAGGAATCCGTCAACGCCACCAATTCCTGGACCGTAACAACCGGCCGATCCTGGACAGCGGACAAGATGATCCTGTGGCGCTCTTTCTCGTGCATATAGTCCTCCCGTTGATCAAACGTTTTCATCATTATCAGTCACTGTCAATCAAAAAAGATCAATAATAATCATTTTGCAGTGCAATATGATTGGATATGATTGTTTTTGATTGACATTCGATTCTGATCAAGCGAGTGTCTAGCCAAACAAACGACCGCTGTCAGGCGTATTCTGGGAGGACACCATGTTGAATTCGGCCGCCGGGTCCCGGCTGGAAAACCTGTGGGACGATCAAAAGGCGTCGGGCATGAGTGAGCCTGAACTTCTTCTTTATCGTTCGAACCTTCTTGGATCCGACAAGCGCATCACAAACTACGGTGGTGGCAACACATCCGCGAAGGTTTTTCAGAAGGATCCGCTTATTGGCGACGAAGTTGAGGTCCTGTGGGTGAAAGGCTCAGGAGGCGACGTCGGCACCATCGAGATGGATGGTTTTGCGACGCTTTACATGGAAAAGCTGCGCGCATTGAAAGGTCTTTATCGGGGGCTTGAGTTTGAAGATGAGATGGTCGGCTACCTGCCACACTGTACCTTCAACCTGAACCCGCGTGCTGCGTCGATCGACACGCCTCTTCATGCCTATGTGCCCATGCCGCATGTCGATCACATGCACCCCGACGCAATCATCGCTATCGCCGCGGCAGCTGACAGCAGGGAGCTCACACGAGAGATTTTTGGCGAGGACATTGGCTGGCTGCCCTGGAAACGGCCTGGATATGAGTTGGGTCTGTGGCTTGAAAAGTTTTGCGAGGCGAACCCGCAGGCACGGGGTGTCGTTCTTGAAAGCCATGGATTGTTTACCTGGGCGGATACCGCCAAGGAGTGCTACGAAACGACGTTGGAAATCATCAACAAGGCGATAGGCTGGTTCGAGGACAAAACTGCGGGCACAAACGCCTTTGGCGGTGCCAGGTTCAATGCTCTGCCGCCGGTTGAGCGGCGGGACATCGCCGCCAGTCTCATGCCGGCAATTCGAGGCATGATTTCCGGGAAGCAGCACATGGTCGGACATTTTGACGACAGTGACGCAGTTCTGGAATTCGTCAACTCCAATGACATGGAAGCCCTGGCGGCTCTGGGCACTAGTTGTCCCGATCATTTTCTGCGAACCAAAATCAGGCCGCTTGTTGTCGATTTCGACCCGGGCAATCCAGACATTCAAGCCACGCTCTCCGGCCTGGGCGAGGCGGTGGAAACCTATCGGGACGATTACGCCGCCTATTATGCACGTTGTAAATACGACAACAGTCCAGCGCTTCGGGATCCGAACGCCGTCGTCTATCTGGTGCCGGGTGTCGGCATGATCACCTTTGCCAAGGACAAGGCAACTGCCCGAATTTCAGGCGAATTCTATACCAATGCCATTAACGTCATGCGGGGCGCTTCCAGCGTTTCGACCTATTGCGGACTGCGTGAGCAGGAAGCTTTCGACATTGAGTACTGGTTGCTCGAAGAGGCGAAGCTGCAGCGTATGCCAAACCCGAAAAGCCTGGCGGGGCGGATTGCGTTGGTGACCGGAGGTGCTGGCGGAATAGGGTCGGCAACGGCTGAGCGGTTTTTGCGCGAAGGAGCCTGTGTTGTCCTGGCGGATATCGACAAGGAGGCCCTTGCGGCCGCCGCGCACAATCTGAGCGGGCGCTACTCCAAGGATGTTGTCCGGGCCGTCACAATGGACGTCACGAGTGAAGACGCGGTCGCAGAGAGTTTTTCTCGGGCTGCGCTGGAATTCGGTGGCGTCGATATCCTTGTGTCGAATGCAGGCATTGCCTCCTCTGCGCCGATAGAGGAGACGACGCTGGATCTCTGGAACCGCAACCTTTCCATCCTGTCGACCGGCTATTTTCTGGTGTCGCGCGCGGCATTTCAGGTTCTCAAGACACAAGGGCTAGGCGGTTCCATCGTTTTCATCGGATCCAAAAACGGATTGGCGGCCTCACCGGGTGCCAGTGCCTATTGCACAGCGAAGGCGTCGGAGCTGCATCTTGCCAGGTGTTTGGCGCTGGAAGGTGCTCCTGAAGGGATCCGCGTCAATGTGGTCAACCCGGATGCGGTGCTTCGAGGATCCAAGATCTGGTCCGGAAACTGGCTGAAGGAACGGGCGGAAGCCTACGGCAAAGACACATCCGAACTCGAAGAACACTACCGTCAGCGATCTCTTCTGAAGCGATCCGTTCTGCCGGAAGATATTGCTGAAGCGAGTTATTTCTTCGCTTCCGACGTATCGTCAAAATCAACCGGCAACATCATCAATGTCGACGCCGGAAATGTGCAGTCTTTTACGCGCTAGCGTCCAACCCGGCGGTCGCCTGGAGCACTGGTTCGAGCAGGATGACATCCCCACGGTTGGAAGACACATTCAGACATTGTTTCACCCCCTATCGAGTGCCGGACCGCCTGGTGACCAACGGCCGGGAAGGGTCAGGAAAGGATCTTCAAGATGATGATCGACAACTCTGTGATCGCCCAGGAAAACGAAGCGGCTTTGACTGCCTTGAACCGCGACTATGCAACACTGGGAGAACAGCTGGATCGTCGCGGCATCGCGATAGACGACATAAAAGCCAAGGTCTCCGGCTACGGTGTTGCTATCCCCTCCTGGGGGGTTGGAACAGGAGGGACGCGATTTGCGCGTTTTCCCGGCAGAGGTGAGCCCCGGCACATATTCGACAAGCTTGAGGATTGCGCGGTTATTCATCAATTGACCCGCGCGACGCCGTCGGTTTCCCTGCACATTCCCTGGGACAAGGCGGATCCGTCGGACCTCAAAGCAAGTGCGTTATCGCTTGGTCTTGGGTTCGATGCGATGAATTCCAACACCTTTC belongs to Roseibium porphyridii and includes:
- a CDS encoding bifunctional rhamnulose-1-phosphate aldolase/short-chain dehydrogenase, coding for MLNSAAGSRLENLWDDQKASGMSEPELLLYRSNLLGSDKRITNYGGGNTSAKVFQKDPLIGDEVEVLWVKGSGGDVGTIEMDGFATLYMEKLRALKGLYRGLEFEDEMVGYLPHCTFNLNPRAASIDTPLHAYVPMPHVDHMHPDAIIAIAAAADSRELTREIFGEDIGWLPWKRPGYELGLWLEKFCEANPQARGVVLESHGLFTWADTAKECYETTLEIINKAIGWFEDKTAGTNAFGGARFNALPPVERRDIAASLMPAIRGMISGKQHMVGHFDDSDAVLEFVNSNDMEALAALGTSCPDHFLRTKIRPLVVDFDPGNPDIQATLSGLGEAVETYRDDYAAYYARCKYDNSPALRDPNAVVYLVPGVGMITFAKDKATARISGEFYTNAINVMRGASSVSTYCGLREQEAFDIEYWLLEEAKLQRMPNPKSLAGRIALVTGGAGGIGSATAERFLREGACVVLADIDKEALAAAAHNLSGRYSKDVVRAVTMDVTSEDAVAESFSRAALEFGGVDILVSNAGIASSAPIEETTLDLWNRNLSILSTGYFLVSRAAFQVLKTQGLGGSIVFIGSKNGLAASPGASAYCTAKASELHLARCLALEGAPEGIRVNVVNPDAVLRGSKIWSGNWLKERAEAYGKDTSELEEHYRQRSLLKRSVLPEDIAEASYFFASDVSSKSTGNIINVDAGNVQSFTR